The following coding sequences are from one Roseburia hominis A2-183 window:
- a CDS encoding L-rhamnose isomerase: MTGYEAAKAKYEALGVDTDRAIERLKKVPVSLHCWQLDDVIGFDNDGGLTGGIQTTGNYPGRARTPQQLMEDMEEAMKLMPGTAKLNIHASYAIFEPGEFADRDALEPKHFAKWVEFAKKHHMGIDFNPTFFSHEKVKDGLTLSSPDEETRKFWINHGKACIRISEYFAKETGVPCVMNIWTGDGFKDVPADRMGPRLRCKDSIEQILSEPYDRNLVKPCVESKVFGIGVESYTVGSAEFTLSFAAQHEGCMPLMDNGHYHPTEYVSDKIPAMLCFYPEFALHITRGVRWDSDHVLLLDDETKEMAKEIVRNDALDRVYMALDYFDASINRVLALATGFRSWQKALLTALCTPNEMLKELQDTNQLGKLMVMHEAVKMLPIGEIWEEYCRREGVCDDLHFYDEIERYEREVLTKRG; encoded by the coding sequence ATGACAGGTTATGAAGCAGCAAAGGCAAAGTATGAGGCACTTGGCGTGGACACAGACCGCGCGATCGAGCGGTTGAAAAAGGTTCCAGTATCGCTGCACTGCTGGCAGCTGGACGATGTGATCGGATTTGACAATGACGGCGGACTCACAGGCGGAATCCAGACGACCGGAAACTATCCGGGGCGCGCCAGAACGCCGCAGCAGCTGATGGAGGACATGGAGGAGGCAATGAAGCTGATGCCGGGAACGGCAAAATTAAATATTCATGCGTCCTATGCGATTTTTGAGCCGGGAGAATTTGCGGACCGCGACGCCTTAGAGCCGAAGCATTTTGCAAAGTGGGTGGAATTTGCGAAGAAGCACCATATGGGAATTGATTTCAACCCAACGTTTTTCTCCCACGAAAAAGTAAAAGACGGACTTACCTTATCAAGCCCCGATGAGGAGACCAGAAAGTTCTGGATCAACCACGGAAAGGCATGCATCCGCATCTCAGAATATTTTGCAAAGGAGACCGGCGTGCCGTGCGTCATGAATATCTGGACGGGGGATGGATTTAAGGATGTTCCGGCAGACCGTATGGGACCGCGTCTGCGCTGCAAGGATTCGATCGAGCAGATTTTATCCGAACCGTATGACAGAAATCTCGTCAAGCCGTGCGTGGAATCCAAGGTATTCGGTATCGGTGTGGAGTCTTACACCGTGGGTTCGGCAGAATTTACATTGAGCTTCGCCGCACAGCATGAAGGCTGTATGCCGCTCATGGACAACGGACATTATCATCCGACGGAGTATGTTTCGGACAAGATTCCTGCCATGCTCTGTTTTTACCCGGAGTTTGCGCTTCACATTACCAGAGGCGTGCGATGGGATTCGGATCATGTGCTGCTCTTAGATGACGAGACGAAAGAGATGGCAAAAGAGATCGTAAGAAACGATGCGCTTGACCGTGTATACATGGCGCTGGATTACTTTGATGCGAGCATCAACCGTGTCCTGGCGCTTGCAACAGGCTTTCGGAGCTGGCAGAAAGCCCTGTTAACGGCACTGTGCACGCCGAATGAAATGTTAAAGGAGCTGCAGGATACGAATCAGCTGGGAAAACTCATGGTTATGCATGAGGCGGTAAAAATGCTTCCGATCGGCGAGATCTGGGAGGAATACTGCCGCAGGGAAGGCGTGTGCGACGACCTTCATTTCTACGACGAGATCGAGCGTTACGAGCGTGAGGTACTGACCAAAAGAGGATAA
- the rhaD gene encoding rhamnulose-1-phosphate aldolase yields MKFLDAEFVQGFIRMANDGWEQGWHERNGGNLSYRVKPEEVEAVRENFQEKEWQPIGTTVPNLAGEYFLVTGSGKYFRNVILKPEDSICMIELDEKGENYRIVWGLVNGGRPTSELPSHLMNLEVKKLQNPKYRVVYHAHTTNIIALTFVLPLEDRVFTRELWEMATECPVVFPAGVGVVPWMVPGGREIAVATSELMKKYDLAIWAHHGMFAAGEDFDLTFGLMHTAEKSAEILVKTLSMRPDKLQTIQPDDFRHLAEDFHVTLPEEFLYEK; encoded by the coding sequence ATGAAATTTTTGGATGCAGAATTTGTACAGGGATTTATCCGCATGGCAAACGACGGATGGGAGCAGGGCTGGCATGAGAGAAACGGCGGAAACTTATCTTACCGCGTGAAACCGGAGGAAGTGGAAGCGGTGCGGGAGAACTTTCAGGAAAAGGAGTGGCAGCCGATCGGCACCACGGTGCCCAATCTGGCAGGAGAGTATTTCCTTGTGACCGGAAGCGGAAAATATTTCCGCAACGTCATCTTAAAGCCGGAAGATTCGATCTGCATGATTGAGCTGGATGAAAAGGGCGAGAACTACCGGATCGTGTGGGGACTGGTAAACGGCGGAAGACCGACCTCGGAGCTGCCGAGCCATCTGATGAACCTGGAGGTAAAGAAACTGCAGAATCCGAAGTACCGCGTGGTCTATCACGCGCATACCACCAATATCATTGCGCTGACGTTCGTGCTTCCACTGGAGGACCGCGTATTCACGAGAGAACTCTGGGAGATGGCAACGGAATGTCCGGTGGTATTCCCGGCGGGTGTCGGCGTGGTGCCGTGGATGGTTCCGGGCGGCAGGGAGATTGCGGTTGCGACCAGCGAGCTGATGAAAAAATATGATCTTGCGATCTGGGCGCATCACGGCATGTTTGCTGCCGGCGAGGACTTTGACTTAACGTTCGGTCTGATGCACACCGCAGAAAAATCCGCGGAGATTCTGGTGAAGACGCTCTCCATGCGTCCGGATAAGCTCCAGACGATACAGCCGGACGACTTCAGACATCTGGCAGAGGATTTTCATGTGACCCTGCCGGAAGAATTCCTGTATGAAAAATAA
- a CDS encoding PD-(D/E)XK nuclease family protein produces the protein MSLQFVFGNSGSGKSDYLYQSILEEAEREPEKNFLLLVPEQFTMQTQRELVWRQPNHAIMNVDVLSFVRLAYRVFDDLGMQDLVILEETGKNLVLRKVAELKKKELSVLGGNLNKMGYIGEIKSLISEMAQYNITPEDLGAFLGAQDVGDTLRCKMQDILTMYEGFREYIDGKYITAEEILTLLCEVAEESELIRDSVIVFDEFTGFTPIQNRLLRVMLPLADRVIVSLSMDIREDFYHSRGVHELFSMSKETVQTLLKIAADAGCEVLSPVIMEPGEHRRYENAPELFFMEQNLFRPMYRKWRKPVNDISITSLKDPRQELSFVAREIVRLVRTKGYRYRDFAVVTGDVPQYANYVPETFAQYGIPFFIDQTRNILFHPFIEFIRAALEVVEFDFSYQSVFRFLRSGLAGRLLTENKTEQTADEDGAGAGAGVNDEDGAGAGAGADAEDVIDRLENYVLAKGIRGRKRWSEKWTSVTKRDACHPEAAQEEMALLNRVRERIVLAFEPLCGLFSGKKHTVAEQTYGLYEFISALDIEAQLKEKQFLLEQAEETEYNGVRRNQTRAQEYGQIYKIVMDLFDKVTSLLGEEQMSIREYGDILDAGFSAAKVGMIPPGNDRVTVGDIERTRLNHIRILFFVGVNDGIVPKAGSTGSIISQFEREKMAEHHLMLAPGAREKVFIQKFYLYLNLTKPSDGLYVTYSRVSPEGKALRRSYLIGTLCNMFPELKIREPEEETEASAILTPESGIDYLLEGLWTEQKSHTWKALAKWYLSDETYHAKALRLLAASFYRYSGEPIGKEVARALYGTELENSVTRLEQFAECAFAHYMTYGLGLSQRELQEFAGVDMGNIYHDALWHFAERIRRSSYTWYDLPEQTREAWIEESMNDAIAGCANVGAFDEAKNRYLLSCMKDTIRRTVWALTIQVQKGRFTPSDFEVSFSQADHLEAIRFQLTEEEKMRLRGRIDRVDTCETDDKVYVKIIDYKSGNTTFSLLNLYHGLQLQLVVYMNAALELEAKKHPGKQAVPAGMFYYHIEDPMVDGSGTESEEEIRQAVLEELKPNGLVNDDPEIYGAMDTELSGSSAVIPVALKADGSLKATSKTASTEEFETMSDYVKETVTKAGRRILGGDVAAAPYELDGRSGCDYCPYHMVCGFDARIPGFSYRKLEKPDGAEAILAKMRETRSEEKRQ, from the coding sequence ATGTCATTACAGTTTGTGTTCGGCAATTCCGGAAGCGGAAAGTCCGATTATTTATATCAGTCGATATTGGAGGAAGCGGAAAGGGAACCGGAGAAGAATTTCCTTTTGCTTGTTCCGGAACAATTTACGATGCAGACGCAGCGCGAACTTGTGTGGCGGCAGCCCAATCATGCCATCATGAACGTGGATGTGCTCAGTTTTGTGCGTCTGGCGTACCGTGTGTTTGACGATCTCGGAATGCAGGATCTGGTCATTTTAGAGGAGACGGGCAAGAATCTGGTGCTGCGCAAGGTGGCGGAGCTTAAGAAAAAGGAACTCTCGGTGCTCGGTGGCAATCTCAACAAAATGGGATACATCGGCGAGATCAAGTCCCTGATCTCGGAGATGGCGCAGTACAATATCACGCCGGAGGATCTTGGCGCTTTTCTAGGCGCGCAGGATGTCGGGGATACCCTGCGCTGTAAGATGCAGGATATTCTTACGATGTATGAGGGATTCCGGGAGTATATTGACGGGAAATACATCACGGCGGAGGAGATTCTGACGCTCTTGTGTGAGGTGGCGGAGGAATCCGAGCTCATCAGGGACAGTGTGATTGTCTTTGACGAATTTACGGGATTCACCCCGATCCAGAACCGGCTGCTTAGGGTGATGCTGCCGCTTGCCGACCGCGTCATCGTGTCGCTCTCCATGGATATCCGGGAGGATTTTTACCACAGCAGAGGCGTGCACGAGCTTTTTTCCATGAGCAAGGAGACCGTACAGACACTGCTTAAGATTGCGGCGGATGCGGGATGCGAGGTACTCTCTCCGGTGATTATGGAGCCGGGAGAGCACAGGCGCTATGAAAATGCACCGGAGCTGTTTTTCATGGAACAGAATCTGTTCCGTCCGATGTACCGGAAGTGGCGGAAGCCGGTTAATGACATCAGCATCACCAGCTTAAAGGATCCGCGCCAGGAGCTTTCTTTTGTCGCAAGGGAGATTGTGCGTCTGGTACGGACAAAGGGCTACCGTTACCGGGATTTTGCGGTGGTGACCGGAGACGTGCCACAGTATGCCAACTACGTTCCGGAGACGTTTGCACAGTACGGGATCCCGTTTTTTATCGACCAGACGAGAAACATTCTGTTTCACCCGTTCATCGAGTTTATCCGCGCGGCGCTTGAGGTCGTGGAGTTTGATTTCTCCTATCAGAGTGTGTTCCGCTTCCTTCGGAGCGGACTGGCGGGACGGCTTCTGACGGAGAATAAGACGGAGCAGACGGCAGACGAGGACGGCGCTGGAGCCGGAGCCGGAGTGAATGATGAGGACGGCGCTGGAGCCGGAGCCGGTGCGGATGCAGAGGATGTGATTGACCGCCTGGAGAATTATGTGCTTGCAAAGGGAATCCGCGGCAGAAAGCGCTGGAGCGAGAAATGGACGTCTGTGACGAAGCGGGATGCCTGCCATCCGGAGGCGGCGCAGGAGGAGATGGCTCTTTTGAACCGGGTGCGGGAGCGGATCGTTCTGGCATTTGAGCCGCTGTGTGGACTTTTTTCCGGGAAAAAACACACGGTTGCGGAGCAGACCTACGGACTGTATGAGTTTATCTCGGCGCTGGATATTGAAGCGCAGCTTAAGGAGAAGCAGTTCCTCTTAGAACAGGCGGAGGAGACGGAGTACAACGGCGTGCGCAGGAACCAGACCAGAGCGCAGGAGTATGGTCAGATTTATAAGATCGTGATGGATCTTTTTGACAAGGTTACATCGTTGCTCGGGGAGGAGCAGATGTCGATCCGGGAGTACGGAGATATTCTGGACGCAGGATTTTCTGCGGCAAAGGTCGGTATGATTCCGCCGGGAAATGACCGCGTGACGGTCGGAGACATTGAACGCACCAGATTAAATCATATCCGGATTCTGTTCTTTGTGGGGGTCAATGACGGTATCGTGCCGAAAGCCGGCAGCACCGGAAGCATCATCTCACAGTTCGAGCGCGAGAAGATGGCGGAGCATCATCTGATGTTAGCGCCGGGGGCGCGGGAAAAAGTTTTTATCCAGAAGTTTTACCTGTATCTGAACTTAACCAAGCCGTCGGACGGATTGTATGTCACCTACTCGAGGGTCAGTCCGGAGGGAAAGGCGCTGCGCCGGTCTTATCTGATCGGAACGCTCTGCAATATGTTCCCGGAACTAAAGATCCGTGAGCCGGAGGAGGAGACGGAGGCGTCCGCGATTTTAACGCCGGAGAGCGGGATCGATTATCTGTTGGAGGGACTCTGGACAGAACAAAAGTCACATACCTGGAAGGCGCTTGCAAAGTGGTATCTCTCGGATGAGACTTATCATGCGAAGGCGCTGCGCCTGCTTGCGGCATCTTTTTACCGTTACAGCGGAGAGCCGATCGGAAAAGAGGTTGCGCGCGCCTTATACGGCACGGAACTGGAGAACAGTGTCACAAGGCTGGAGCAGTTTGCGGAGTGTGCGTTTGCGCATTACATGACCTACGGACTGGGACTGTCGCAGCGGGAACTGCAGGAGTTTGCCGGCGTGGATATGGGAAATATCTATCATGACGCGCTGTGGCATTTTGCGGAGCGCATCCGCAGGTCTTCGTATACCTGGTACGATCTGCCCGAACAGACGCGTGAGGCGTGGATTGAGGAGAGCATGAATGACGCGATTGCGGGCTGTGCGAATGTGGGCGCATTCGACGAGGCGAAGAACCGCTATCTGCTGTCGTGCATGAAAGACACGATCCGGCGCACGGTGTGGGCGCTCACGATCCAGGTGCAGAAGGGGCGTTTTACGCCGAGTGATTTTGAGGTGTCGTTTTCGCAGGCCGATCATCTGGAGGCAATCCGCTTTCAGCTGACAGAGGAGGAAAAAATGCGTCTGCGGGGCAGGATTGACCGTGTGGATACCTGTGAGACGGACGATAAGGTGTATGTAAAGATCATTGATTACAAATCGGGCAACACCACATTTTCCCTGCTGAATCTGTATCACGGGCTGCAGCTGCAGCTGGTGGTTTATATGAATGCGGCGCTCGAACTGGAGGCAAAAAAGCATCCGGGAAAACAGGCGGTGCCTGCGGGAATGTTTTACTATCACATTGAGGATCCCATGGTTGACGGCAGCGGCACAGAGTCGGAGGAGGAGATCCGGCAGGCCGTGCTGGAGGAATTAAAGCCGAACGGGTTAGTCAACGACGATCCCGAGATATACGGGGCGATGGATACGGAACTTTCCGGAAGCTCCGCAGTCATTCCTGTGGCGCTTAAAGCGGACGGTTCCTTAAAAGCGACGTCCAAGACGGCGAGTACGGAAGAATTTGAGACAATGTCGGACTACGTGAAGGAGACCGTGACGAAGGCGGGCAGAAGAATCCTAGGCGGAGATGTGGCGGCGGCACCGTATGAACTCGACGGGAGAAGCGGCTGCGATTATTGTCCGTATCACATGGTGTGCGGATTTGACGCGCGGATACCGGGCTTTTCTTACCGGAAGTTAGAAAAGCCGGACGGTGCCGAGGCGATTCTTGCGAAAATGAGAGAGACGCGAAGCGAGGAGAAGAGACAGTAG
- the addA gene encoding helicase-exonuclease AddAB subunit AddA encodes MGVSWTREQQQVIDLRKRNILVSAAAGSGKTAVLVERIIKMITEGEHPVDIDRLLVVTFTNAAAAEMRERIGAAIEKALEEHPDSEHLQRQLTLIHNAQITTIDSFCLYVIRNHFHEIDLEPDFRIGDEGELKLLKEDVLRGVLESNYEQMTPEFAAFAKGYVSGKSDAKVAEMILSLYEFSMSYPWPMEWLTSGICGYEISDVQEMAEAPWMQPLVLHLRSVLADLVKKLRIAHVLTREEDGPNIYEKVISSDLAKFEGLAACENFLELYEKLTAVTYDRLPSSRGFSGDAGKLSRVKELRDQVKDTVKKINKQYFFASPEVMCGQVRRAEPMAKELVRLAIAFSEAFAAEKRRKNLVDFHDLEHFALEILVDAKTKQARAAAEEFRDMYEEIMIDEYQDSNHVQETLLRAISREECGAYNLFMVGDVKQSIYRFRLARPELFMEKYDTYTLEESSTQRIDLHRNFRSRSEVLDLTNDVCYRIMARDLGNVAYDEDAALYAGADYCAPDEAGMFAPEILVADSAEELLEGSGYEDRKLYEAKLVAERIRKLMTEQKVTDKATGELRTVRYSDIVILLRSLSGYADSFAAVLNEAGIPAHTVSATGYFSAVEVQTVLAMLRILDNPRQDIPLAAVLKSPIAGLTDEELGRLRAHDRSVPFCECVLARCRELAQSEEPLAEGYEKKLWEFWKLYERLRALVPDTPIHELIEIVLKESGYGNYAAAMPAGARRRANLRMLVEKAIAYENTSYKGLFHFVRYIDELQKYDVDFGEADMVGENEDVVRIMSIHKSKGLEFPVVFVCGLGRNFNKQDTRSRMVLHPELGIGIDWIDGERRIKTPTILKRAIAKQIELENLGEELRVLYVAFTRAKEKLILTGCRKDAENDLAALREAAQEELFPETEHVPLPYLLRESAAGYFDWLLPAVFSYHGRYQVRVVPAEELLDAESRHMKEETENLEQCLSRIAAADAADVAEFDGKFSFTYPYERDLERKNKYSVSELKHRAMREKLLEEETDVVPAFLETEGKSYVPPFVQKKMEQEETGGQNQGALRGTAVHRVMECYQFSAAAGVTEQIEAMLAGGQITEEMKRLVKPALIETFLTSAAGERMKRAETAGTLYREKPFVMGFTGEELAAFGFGDGEKCADDKELTLIQGIIDVFWIEEDGIVVLDYKTDRVKTGKELADRYASQLKLYGEALERIYNHGSERTLRVKERLLYSFRLGAVIPV; translated from the coding sequence ATGGGTGTTTCATGGACCAGAGAACAACAACAGGTAATCGATTTAAGAAAGCGCAACATTCTGGTATCGGCAGCTGCCGGTTCGGGTAAAACGGCGGTTTTAGTCGAGCGCATTATCAAGATGATCACGGAGGGAGAACATCCGGTGGACATCGACCGGCTTTTGGTGGTGACGTTTACGAATGCGGCTGCGGCGGAAATGCGGGAGCGCATCGGGGCGGCGATCGAGAAAGCGCTGGAGGAGCATCCGGATTCGGAGCATCTGCAACGCCAGCTGACGTTAATCCACAATGCGCAGATCACGACTATCGACAGTTTTTGTCTGTATGTGATCCGCAATCATTTCCACGAGATTGACCTGGAGCCGGATTTTAGGATCGGGGACGAGGGAGAGTTAAAGCTGTTAAAAGAGGACGTGCTGCGCGGCGTGCTGGAGAGCAATTACGAACAGATGACACCGGAGTTTGCGGCATTTGCAAAAGGGTATGTGTCGGGGAAGAGTGATGCGAAGGTGGCGGAGATGATCCTCTCGCTCTATGAGTTCTCCATGAGCTACCCGTGGCCGATGGAGTGGCTTACTTCCGGCATCTGTGGCTATGAGATATCGGATGTGCAGGAGATGGCAGAAGCGCCATGGATGCAGCCGCTCGTGCTGCATCTGCGGTCGGTGCTGGCGGATCTGGTAAAAAAGCTTCGCATCGCGCATGTGCTTACGCGGGAGGAAGACGGACCGAATATCTATGAGAAGGTGATCTCGTCGGATCTCGCAAAGTTCGAGGGACTGGCGGCGTGTGAAAATTTTCTGGAACTGTACGAAAAGCTTACCGCCGTCACTTATGACAGGCTGCCGTCGAGCCGCGGCTTTTCGGGAGATGCAGGGAAGCTTTCGCGTGTGAAGGAACTCCGCGACCAGGTGAAGGATACGGTAAAAAAGATCAACAAGCAGTATTTCTTTGCATCGCCGGAAGTCATGTGCGGGCAGGTGCGCCGGGCAGAGCCGATGGCGAAGGAACTGGTGCGTCTTGCCATCGCATTCTCCGAGGCGTTTGCAGCGGAAAAGCGCCGCAAGAATCTGGTGGATTTTCACGATCTGGAGCATTTCGCACTGGAGATTCTCGTGGATGCAAAGACAAAGCAGGCGCGCGCTGCGGCGGAGGAGTTCCGCGACATGTACGAGGAGATCATGATCGACGAGTATCAGGACAGCAATCATGTGCAGGAGACGCTTCTTAGGGCGATCTCGAGAGAGGAGTGCGGAGCGTACAACCTGTTCATGGTGGGGGACGTCAAGCAGAGTATCTACCGCTTCCGTCTGGCGAGACCGGAGCTTTTTATGGAAAAATACGATACCTACACGCTGGAGGAAAGCAGTACGCAGCGTATCGATCTGCACAGGAATTTCCGGAGCCGGTCAGAGGTGCTTGATCTGACAAACGATGTGTGTTACCGGATCATGGCGCGCGATCTCGGCAATGTGGCATACGATGAGGATGCGGCGCTCTACGCGGGCGCAGATTATTGTGCGCCGGATGAGGCAGGGATGTTTGCACCGGAGATTCTTGTGGCGGACAGTGCCGAAGAACTCTTAGAGGGCAGCGGGTACGAAGACCGGAAGCTGTATGAGGCGAAGCTTGTGGCAGAGCGCATCCGGAAGCTGATGACAGAGCAGAAGGTGACGGACAAGGCGACGGGGGAACTGCGCACCGTGCGTTACAGCGATATTGTGATTCTGCTCCGCAGCCTAAGCGGGTATGCCGATTCGTTTGCCGCCGTGTTGAACGAGGCGGGAATACCGGCGCATACGGTGTCAGCAACCGGCTATTTCTCGGCGGTGGAGGTGCAGACGGTGCTTGCGATGCTTCGGATTCTTGACAATCCGAGACAGGATATTCCGCTTGCGGCAGTGCTTAAGTCTCCGATCGCCGGGCTTACGGACGAGGAGCTGGGACGGCTTAGGGCGCACGACCGCAGCGTGCCTTTCTGTGAGTGTGTGCTCGCACGCTGCAGGGAACTTGCGCAGAGTGAAGAACCTTTGGCGGAAGGTTATGAGAAAAAACTGTGGGAGTTCTGGAAGCTGTATGAGAGGCTGCGGGCGCTTGTGCCGGACACCCCGATTCACGAGCTGATCGAGATCGTGTTGAAGGAAAGCGGCTACGGAAATTATGCGGCGGCGATGCCGGCAGGAGCCAGACGCAGAGCGAATCTGCGCATGCTGGTGGAGAAGGCGATCGCCTATGAGAATACGAGCTACAAGGGATTGTTTCATTTTGTGCGCTACATCGATGAACTCCAGAAATACGATGTTGATTTTGGCGAGGCGGACATGGTCGGGGAGAATGAGGACGTCGTGCGCATTATGAGTATCCACAAGAGCAAGGGACTGGAATTCCCGGTGGTCTTTGTGTGCGGTCTGGGAAGAAATTTTAACAAGCAGGATACCAGAAGCCGCATGGTGCTGCACCCGGAACTGGGAATCGGAATTGACTGGATCGACGGCGAGCGCAGGATCAAGACGCCGACCATATTAAAGCGCGCCATCGCAAAGCAGATCGAACTGGAGAATCTGGGCGAGGAGCTCCGCGTGCTCTATGTGGCGTTCACACGCGCGAAGGAGAAGCTGATCTTAACGGGGTGCAGAAAAGATGCAGAAAATGATCTGGCGGCGCTAAGGGAAGCGGCACAGGAGGAACTTTTCCCGGAAACGGAGCATGTTCCTCTGCCGTATCTGCTCCGGGAGAGCGCGGCAGGCTATTTCGACTGGCTGCTTCCGGCGGTGTTTTCCTATCACGGACGCTATCAGGTGCGCGTTGTGCCGGCGGAGGAACTGCTCGACGCAGAGAGCCGTCACATGAAGGAGGAGACGGAGAATCTGGAACAGTGTCTGTCACGCATTGCAGCGGCGGATGCGGCAGACGTGGCGGAATTTGACGGGAAGTTTTCATTCACCTATCCGTACGAGCGCGATCTGGAGCGCAAAAACAAATATTCCGTGTCGGAATTAAAGCATCGGGCGATGCGGGAAAAGCTTCTGGAGGAGGAGACGGATGTTGTCCCGGCGTTTTTAGAGACGGAGGGAAAATCCTATGTTCCGCCGTTTGTCCAAAAAAAAATGGAGCAGGAAGAAACCGGCGGACAGAACCAGGGTGCACTGCGCGGAACTGCGGTTCACAGGGTGATGGAGTGCTACCAGTTTTCGGCGGCGGCAGGAGTCACGGAACAGATTGAGGCGATGCTTGCCGGAGGACAGATCACGGAGGAGATGAAGCGCCTGGTAAAACCGGCTCTCATCGAGACGTTTCTCACATCGGCGGCGGGAGAGCGGATGAAGCGTGCGGAGACTGCCGGAACGCTGTACCGGGAGAAACCGTTTGTGATGGGATTTACGGGCGAGGAGCTCGCGGCATTCGGATTCGGAGACGGAGAGAAATGTGCGGATGACAAAGAGCTGACGCTGATCCAGGGAATCATCGATGTGTTCTGGATTGAGGAGGACGGCATTGTGGTGCTGGACTATAAGACGGACCGTGTGAAAACCGGCAAGGAACTGGCGGACCGTTATGCTTCGCAGTTAAAGCTCTACGGCGAGGCGCTGGAGCGGATCTATAACCACGGAAGTGAGAGGACGCTTCGCGTGAAGGAGCGGCTTCTCTACTCGTTCCGGCTGGGCGCAGTGATACCGGTGTAA
- a CDS encoding Maf family protein gives MGQIILASASPRRKELLEQIGISFEICPAKGEERITKSVPHEVVEELASQKAIEVASMVRTYEETHQELVTPSDLMVIGADTIVSCGGQILGKPKDERDACRMLKLLSGGTHQVYTGVSIVLLDASGKAGQVMFHEKTDVTMRAMSEEEIRRYVATGEPMDKAGAYGIQGKCAIFVDKIDGDYNNVVGLPVAAIYRELKKLGIDIYLW, from the coding sequence ATGGGACAGATCATACTGGCATCCGCCTCACCGCGGAGAAAGGAATTGTTAGAGCAGATCGGGATTTCGTTTGAAATCTGCCCGGCCAAAGGTGAGGAGCGGATCACGAAGAGCGTACCGCACGAAGTCGTGGAGGAACTGGCGTCGCAGAAGGCCATCGAGGTGGCATCCATGGTAAGAACCTACGAGGAGACGCATCAGGAACTGGTGACACCCTCGGATCTTATGGTGATCGGCGCCGACACGATTGTCTCCTGCGGGGGACAGATCTTAGGGAAGCCCAAAGACGAGCGTGATGCCTGCCGCATGCTTAAGCTTCTCTCCGGCGGCACACACCAGGTATACACCGGAGTGTCGATCGTGCTTTTGGATGCGTCCGGAAAGGCCGGTCAGGTGATGTTTCATGAGAAAACCGATGTCACGATGCGCGCGATGAGCGAGGAGGAGATCCGGCGCTATGTCGCCACCGGCGAGCCGATGGACAAGGCGGGCGCATACGGAATTCAGGGGAAATGTGCGATTTTTGTTGACAAAATCGATGGCGACTATAATAATGTTGTAGGGCTTCCGGTAGCAGCCATTTACCGGGAATTAAAGAAGCTTGGAATTGATATCTATTTATGGTAA